Below is a window of Microbacterium saperdae DNA.
ACGCTGCGTCCGGTCGAGACCGGTGACGGCGCTGCGCTCGCGCGCGCGTATCTCCGCAATCGTGCGCACCTGGCTCCGTGGGAGCCGGTGCGCGATGTGGACTTCTTCAGCGAGACCTGGCAGGAGCGAGACGTCATCCAGTACGTCTCGGATGCTCCCGCAGGCCGCAACGTACGTTTCGTCATCGTGTCGTCCGACGGCTCGATCCGGGGTCGCGTGAACCTGAACAACATCGTGCGCGGCGCGTTCCGCAGCGCGGATCTCGGCTACTGGGTCGACGCGGCGCTGCAGGGTCGCGGACTGGCCACACGATCGGTGGAGATCGCTCTCGGACACGCGCGGGAGGAGTTGGGGCTGCACCGGGTGCAGGCGGCCACGCTCGTGCAGAACGCGGCGTCGCAGCGCGTGCTCGGCGCGAACGGCTTCGAACGGATCGGTCTCGCCCCGCGCTATCTGCGGATCGCGGGATCCTGGCAGGACCATGTCCTGTTCCAGCGATTGCTGGAGGAGCCGGTCAGCGCGCTGCCGGCGCATCCTTGATCATGTTGGTGATGCGGATCGTGGAGCAGCGCCTGCCCTGATCGTCGGTGACGACGATCTCGTGCACCGTGATGCTGCGCCCGAGGTGCACGGGTGTGCACACGCCGGTGACGACGCCCGATGTGGCGGAACGGGTGTGGGTCGCATTGATGTCGACGCCGACCGCGAGGCGGCCGGGACCGGCATGCAGATTCGCGGCCATGGACCCGAGCGACTCCCCGAGCACGACGTAGGCGCCGCCGTGCATGAGACCGACGGGCTGCGTGTTGCCCTCCACCGGAAGCGTCGCGACGCAGCGCTCGAGGCTGAACTCGAGGAACTCCATGCCCATCTTCTGGGCGAGAGCGCCCATCCCGCGGGCGGTGGCCCAGTCGAGTCCTTCGCTCGTGGCGACGTCGCTCATGAATCCTCCTCAGCGGGTGTCTGTCGTCCTCGTTAGGCTGACAGGGTGACGGACTCCGCAAAGCCTACCCTCATGGTCGTCGACGGCCATTCGCTCGCCTATCGTGCCTTCTTCGCCCTGCCGGTCGAGAACTTCACCACGAAGGACAACCAGCACACAAACGCCATCTACGGCTTCCTGTCGATGCTGGTGAACCTCATCAAGGCCGAGCAGCCCACCCACCTCGCCATCGCGTTCGACACCTCTCGGCACTCGTTCCGCACCGATGTGTACCCCGAGTACAAGGCGACCCGTTCCGAGACGCCGCAGGAATTCCGCGGACAGATCCCGCTGCTGCAGGACTGCCTCGCCGCGATGTCGATCCAGGTGCTCACGAAGGAGGGCATCGAAGCGGACGACATCCTCGCGACACTCGCCTCCCAGGGAGCGGAGCAGGGCTACGACGTGCTCGTGGTGTCGGGAGACCGCGACACGATCCAGCTCGTGAACGATGACGTCACGCTGCTCTACCCCTCGGTGCAGGGCGTCTCTCAGCTGAAGCGCTACGACCCCGTCACGGTGCAGGAGCGCTATGGAGTGCGTCCCGAGCAGTACCCCGACATCGCCGCCCTCGTCGGCGAGACCAGCGACAACCTCCCCGGCGTGCCGAAGGTCGGTGAGAAGACCGCGGTCAAGTGGCTGACGCAGTTCGGGTCGCTCGACGATCTGCTCGCTCGGGCCGAGGAGATCAAGGGAGTCGTCGGCGGCAACCTGCGCGAGCACATGGACGATGTGCGTCGCAACCGACAGCTCAACCGGCTGCTGACCGACGTGGAGCTTCCTGTCGCGCCCGACGACCTCGCCGTCGCGCCGATCGACGCGCAGGCGGTGCGCGACATCTTCGCCCGGCTCGAGTTCCGCACGTTGCTGCCGCGCGTGTTCGAGGCTGTGGGTGCCGGCGAGGTCGCTGATGACCCGGCATCCGCCGTCGTGCTTCCCGAGCCCGTGCAGGTGACGGCTTCGGAGTTCGTCGCGTGGGCCGACGCACAGGAGCAGGAGCTCGCGCTGCGTCTCGTGACGCAGGGCGGCATTCCGGTGCGCATCGGCGCTTCCTCGGCCGCCGAGCTGCGCGAAGTCGACTGGTCCGCGGAGGGGGCGGAGACGCTGCGCGCGTGGCTGGAGTCCGACAGCGCGAAGGTGCTCCACGACGCGAAGCCCCAGGTGAAGGCGCTCCTGCGTCAGGGTGTCCGCCTGGGCGGTCTCTCGTACGACACGAGCCTCGCGGGCTGGCTGCTGCGTCCGAGCTTCCCCGACAAGTCGCTGGGTGACCTGGTCGAGCGCTACCTGGGCGAGAAGCTGCCCGAAGCCGACCCCTCGCAGCTGGTTCCCGAGACCGAAGGGGCGACCCCGTCGCAGGAGGCGTGGTTCGCTCGCCGTGTGGCGGAGGCGCTCCGCGAGGACATTCCGGAGCCGGTGGCGAAGGTGCTCGTCGACATCGAACTCCCGACCCTCCTGACCCTGGCCGACATGGAGGTCGCCGGCGTGGCTGTCTCGCACGAGGTGCTGTCGACCTTCTCCGGAGAGCTCGCGACGCGGGCCGAGAGCATCGCCCAGGAGGCGTTCACGACGGTCGGTCGTGAGTTCAACCTCGGGTCGCCGAAGCAGCTCCAGGAGGTTCTGTTCGAAGACCTGCAGCTTCCCAAGACCCGCAAGACGAAGACGGGGTACTCGACGGATGCCGCGGTCCTCGCCGACCTGCAGGAGACGAACCCGCACCCGTTCCTGAATCTGCTGCTGCAGCACCGCGAGGCGACCAAGCTCCGCCAGATCATCGAGTCCCTCGACACCGCGATCGGCGACGATCACCGCGTGCACACGACGTACGTGCAGACCGGCAGCCAGACCGGCCGTCTCTCGAGCACCGACCCCAATCTGCAGAACATCCCGGTGCGTACCGAGGAGTCGCGTCGCATCCGCAGCGCGTTCGAAGTGGGGGAGGGCTACGAATCCCTGCTCACCGCCGACTACTCGCAGATCGAGATGCGCATCATGGCGCACCTCTCGGGCGACGAGGGGCTGATCGAGGCGTTCAACAGCGGCGAGGACCTGCACCGCTTCGTCGGTGCCCGGGTGTTCGGCGTGGAGCCGAGCGAGGTGACCTCGGCCATGCGGACCAAGGTCAAGGCGATGTCGTACGGCCTCGTCTACGGGCTGTCGGCGTTCGGTCTGTCGAAGCAGCTGCGCATCGAGCAGTCCGAAGCCAAGCAGCTGATGGTCGAGTACTTCGCGCGGTTCGGCGCGGTGCGCGACTACCTGCGCGCCTCGGTCATGAAGGCCAAAGAGGTCGGCTACACCGAGACCATCTTCGGTCGCCGGCGCCCCTTCCCCGATCTTGCGAGCCCCAACCGTGTGCTGCGCGAGAACGCTGAGCGCGCGGCCCTCAACGCGCCTATCCAGGGTAGTGCTGCCGACATCATGAAGATCGCCCTGCTCCACATCCACGAGGACCTCCGCTCCGAGGGACTCGCATCGCGCGCTCTGCTGCAGATCCATGACGAACTCGTGGTCGAGGTCGCGCCCGGGGAGTGGGACGCCGCAGAGCGCATCGTGCGCGCGCGGATGGGTGATGCGGCGGAGCTCACGGTCCCGCTCGACGTGCAGGTCGGGCGTGGTCGCGACTGGAACGAAGCCGCGCACTGAGGTCTGCGGTCGCCGGAGTGACGGGGATAGGCTGGAAGGTATGACTTCAGCCCCCCGCACTCCCTCCGCCATCGACAAGGTCGCCGATGAATGGGTCGACACCATCGCGGTGCTCGCACCGACCCTCGGCACCTACATCGGACGCAGCGAGGCGAACGACCGCTTCGGCGATCTGAGCCCGGCAGGGCATGACGAGATCGCGGCGGCGACGCGCAGGACGCTCCAGCAGCTCGACGCTCTCGAGCCCTCCGATGCGATCGACGAGGTGACGAAGACCGACCTGAGCTCGGAGTTGCGGCTCGACCTCGAGTTCCACGATGCCCAGTGGCACCTGCGCGACCTGAACGTGATCGCCTCGGCCGCGCAGGACGTGCGTGCGGCCTTCGACCTGATGCCGACCGCGTCTGCGGACGACTGGGCTGTCATCGCGACTCGTCTCGCCGCCGTGCCCGAGGCGCTGCGCGGCTACACCGAGACGCTGCGTGCCGGCATCGCGGCGGGAGTGACCCCTGCGCGTCGGCAGGTGACAGAGGTCGCCACCCAGATCGACCGTTACACGGCTGATGACGGCTTCTTCGCCGCATTCGTCGCGGATGCGGCGCCGGAGCAGGGCCAGCTTCCTGCGTCCCTCGCGCGCACGCTCGCCGACAACTCGGCAGCGGCACGCGTGGCCTATGACGGGCTGCGTCGCTTCCTCGCCGAAGAACTGGCGCCGGCCGCGAACGAGGTCGACGCCGTCGGGCGAGAGCTCTACGCGCTGAACTCGCGCCGCTTCCTTGGCGCCACGATCGACCTCGACGAGACCTACGAATGGGGCAGGGAAGAGCTCGCCCGCATGGTGGCAGAGCAGACCGCGATCGCGAACGAGATCCTCCCCGGTTCATCGGTCGAGGAGGCCGTCGCGCACCTCGAGTCCGACCCGGCACGCAAGCTGGTGGGAACGGAGGCGCTGCAGCGCTGGATGCAGGAGACGAGTGACCGCGCGGTCGAGGAGCTCGGCGCCTCGCACTTCGACATCCCTGAAGCGATCCGCACGTTGGAGTGCATGATCGCTCCGACGCAGGAGGGCGGGATCTACTACACGGGCCCCACCGATGACTTCTCGCGTCCGGGGCGCATGTGGTGGTCCGTGCCGGAAGGCGTGACGGAGTTCGACACCTGGCGCGAACTCACGACCGTGTACCACGAGGGCGTACCCGGTCATCATCTGCAGATCGCGCAGGCGGTACACAACCGTGCCGAGCTCAACTCCTGGCGACGACTGCTTGCCGGCACCTCCGGCCATGCCGAAGGCTGGGCCCTGTACGCGGAGCGTCTGATGCAGCAGCTCGGGTATCTCGATGACCCCGCCGATCGGCTCGGCATGCTCGACGGCCAGCGCATGCGCGCCGCTCGTGTCGTGCTCGACATCGGCGTGCATCTGGGCAAGCCGCGCCTGGACGGTACCGGCGTCTGGGATGCGGAGTACGCACTCGACTTCATGCGCAAGAACGTCAACATGTCGGACCAGTTCGTGCAGTTCGAGGTCAATCGCTACCTCGGCTGGCCCGGACAGGCGCCGTCCTACAAGGTCGGCCAGCGCATCTGGGAGCAGGTACGCGACGCGGTGCAGGAGTCGCAGGGCGACGAGTTCTCGTTCAAGGACTTCCACAAGCGCGCCCTGGACCTCGGAGGCGTCGGTCTCGACACGCTGCGCACGGCACTGCTCCCGCGCTGACGGGAATGCCGGTCGGTCCGCCATTGTTTATTCACCTGAATAGGAAGGGCTGACATGGCTATCGAATTCGGGCTGGACACTTTCGGCGACATCACCCGCGACGCGGACGGAGAGCTCCTGACCGGAGCGCAGACGATCCGCAACATCGTGGCGCAGGCGGAGCTGGCGGATTCCGTGGGCGTGGACTTCTTCGGCGTGGGGGAGCATCACCGCCCCGAGTTCGCCGTCTCGGCACCGGAGATGGTCCTCGCGGCGATCGCTGCACGTACGGAGCACATCCGTCTGGGAACAGCCGTGACGGTGCTGTCCTCCGATGATCCGGTGCGGGTGTTCGAACGCTTCTCGACGCTGGACGCCGTCTCGAACGGGCGCGCGGAGGTCGTTCTCGGCCGGGGCTCCTTCATCGAGTCCTTCCCTCTGTTCGGCTACGATCTGCGGGACTACGACGCCCTCTTCGAGCAGAAACTCGAACTGTTCGTGGAGCTCCTGAAGGAGGAGCCCGTCACGTGGTCCGGGACGATGCGGGCTTCACTTGACAACGCGAACGTGTTCCCGAAGACCGAGAAGGGGCTGCGGACCTGGGTCGGCGTCGGCGGAAGCCCGGAGTCGGTCGTTCGAGTCGCCCGCCACGGCCTGGGCCTGATGCTGGCGATCATCGGCGGATCGGCGGCGCGTTTCCGTCCCTTCGTCGATCTGTACCATCGTTCCGTCGCCTCCTTCGGCACTGCCTCTCACCCGATCTCGGTGCATTCCCCGGGACACATCGCCGACACGGACGCTGAGGCCTGGGACGCGGCGTACTCCGGATTCGAGGCGATGAACAACACCATCGGCCGGGAACGCGGGTGGCCCGTCTACAGCCGTGCTCGGTTCCAGAACGACATCGGTCCCGAGGGGGCGATCTACGCAGGATCTCCCGATCGCGTCGCGGCGAAGATCGCCGAGACCGTCACCACGCTGGGTCTCGGACGGTTCGACCTGAAGTATGCGACCGGAACCCTCTCGCACGAGTCGATGATGCGCAGTATCGAGCTGTACGGCACGGAAGTGATCCCGCGCGTGCGGTCGCTGCTCGCCAAGAAGGCCTGAGCGCTCGAGGCACGGGCGTCGCTCTACGATGAGGAGCATGGCCACCCACGATCTGCCGAGCAGCGCGTCGCTCGCAGCCCGTCTTGACGACCTTCCGTTCACTCGGCGACACCTTCGGCTTCTCAGCGGATCGGGTGTCGGCTGGGCGTTGGACGCGATGGATGTCGGCCTCATCTCCTTCATCCTCGCGGCGCTCACGCAGCAGTGGGATCTGACGAAGGGCGAGGCCGGATGGATCGCCTCGGTGGGTTTCATCGGGATGGCGCTGGGTGCGACGCTCGGGGGCCTGCTCGCCGACCGCTTCGGGCGACGCCAGGTGTTCGCGCTCACCCTGCTCATCTACGGCGTCGCGACGGGTGCGAGCGCACTCGTCGGGGGTATCGTGGCGCTCCTCGTCCTGCGGTTCCTCGTCGGCCTCGGCCTCGGCGCGGAACTGCCCGTCGCGTCGACGTACGTGAGCGAGTTCGCGCCCGCGCGGATCCGAGGCCGACTGATCGTGATCCTGGAGGCGTTCTGGGCGGTCGGTTGGACTGCTGCGGCGCTGATCGGATTCTTCGTGATCCCGGCGTCCGATGACGGATGGCGGTGGGCGTTCGCACTCGGAGCGATCCCGGCGATCTATGCGTTGATCGTGCGGTGGGGGCTTCCCGAGTCGCCGCGGTGGCTCGCCTCTCGCGGGCGTATCGCCGAAGCGGAGCGCATCGTCTCCGCCTTCGAAGCCGATGCCGGTGTCGTGCGGGAGCCTGCGATCCGCAAGGAACCGGCGTCTCGCGCGATGGCGGCAACCGTCCGGGCACGCCTGGCCACTCTGTGGAATGCGGAGTTCCGCGTGCGGACGCTCTGCCTGTGGGCCGTGTGGCTCTGCGTGAACTTCGCCTACTACGGCGCTTTCATCTGGATTCCCAGCATTCTGGTCGATGCCGGATTCGATCTCGTGCGCTCCTTCGGCTTCACGCTGATCATCACCCTCGCCCAGCTTCCCGGGTACGCGGTCGCCGCCTGGCTGATCGAAGTGTGGGGGAGGCGCACGACACTGTCGGTCTTCCTCGTCGGCGCAGCGGTGGCCGCCGTGTTCTTCGGGACGGCCACGACGGAGCCGGCGATCATCGGGGCCGGCATGGCCCTGTCCTTCTTCACTCTCGGCGCCTGGGGCGCGCTGTACGCCGTCACTCCGGAGATCTACCCGACCTCGTTGCGCGGAACCGGCGCCGGCTGGGCGGCCGGCGTGGGACGCCTCGCCTCGATCATCGCTCCTCCCGCGGTGCCTGTTCTCCTGGTGGCGGGTGGGGCTCCGCTCCTGTTCGTCATCTTCGGCGCGTGCTTCCTCCTCGCGGCGGCCGCGGCCTGGGGGCTGACGGATCGCAGCGGCCTCGCGCTCGACGACCGCTGACGCCGTCGAGCCGCCAGCAGGAATAGGCTGGTCGCGTGACTGACGTGCGTTTCGTGGCCATCGGCGACTCCTTCACGGAAGGCGTGGGCGATGTCCTCCCGGACGGCCGAGAGCGTGGCTGGGCTGACCTCGCCGCACAGGGCTGGGCCGACGCGGCGGGGCACCCGATTCAGTACGCGAACCTCGCCATTCGCGGCAAGCTCGCCTGGCCGATCGTCGAGCAGCAGCTGGAGCCCGCCTTGGCGCTCCGTCCGACGCACCTCTCCTTCAACGGCGGCGGCAACGACATGCTCCGTCCGCGCACAGACCTCGAACACATCGCGGACGCGTTCAGCCGGGTGCTCCGGCGCTGCGATCAGGAAGGGGTCACGCTGATCCTGCTCTCCGGCGCGAATCCCAGTGGGCAGCTGCCGATGGGCTCTCTGGTGCAGAAGCGGGGCGACCTGCTCTCCGAAGCCGTCCTGCGCCGCGTGCAGGATCGCCCTGATGTGGTGCGCGCACTGAACTGGCCGGATCAGGAGCTGTCTCGTTCGCAGTACTGGTCCGAAGACCGCCTGCACATGAACAGCGCCGGACACCATCGCGTGGCTGCCCGAGTCCTGCACGGTCTCGGCTACGAGCCACCGGAGACGTGGTGGTCGCCGACCGCGGCGGGCGCGGCAGGTCCGTCCGGTCTCGCGTACTACCGGGAGTTCGTCGGACCGTGGGTGAAGCGGCGCGTGACGCGCACCTCCTCGGGAGACGGCCGCGCGGCGAAGTACCCGACGTGGGTGGAGAGGACACCGGCGTGACCCGATTCGCCGGGCGGCGAATGCCCCGAAGGATCGGGCAGCTTCTCGTCGGACTCTTCCTGTACGGGATCGGGATCGCCTTCATCGTGCGCGGCGCGATCGGTGCCGCCCCGTGGGACGTGCTGACCCAGGGGATCGCTCGGCACGTGCCGCTGACGTTCGGGATGATCACGATCCTCGTCAGTGTGGTCGTGCTGCTGCTGTGGATCCCGCTGCGCCAGCGCCCGGGGGCCGGCACCGTGCTGAACGCCCTGCTCGTCGGACCGGCAGCCGATGTGGGCTTCCTCCTCATCCCCGAGACCGATTCGCTCTGGATCCGCATCCTGTTCTTCGTGATCGGACTGCTCCTGCTGTCGGCGGCCACCGGTTTGTACATCGGAGCGGCCTTCGGACCGGGTCCGCGGGACGGTCTCATGACCGGTCTGCACCGTCGCAGCGGCTGGCCGATCTGGATCGTGCGCACAGGGCTGGAGGTGACCGTGGTCGCTGTCGGCTGGGCGCTCGGCGGCAATGTGGGCATCGGAACGGTCGCTTTCGCCCTGCTCGTGGGTCCGCTGTGCCAGTTCTTCATGCGCATGTTCCGCGTCCAGCTCGATCGCGCGCCGACAGACGGCGTATCGGAGGCGGCCGCGACAGCACAGATCCACACCCCCGACGGAGCGACGCCGTGACCGACATCGAGATGGCACGCATCCCCGGTGGCGAGGTCGTCCTGCACGATGCGCGCGAGAAGACTCGACGGAGCGTGGAGCTCCGGCCCTTCGAGATCGGCGTCTTTCCGGTGACGGAGGAACAGATGGCCGAGGTGCTCGGCGTCCCCTCGCGGCACCCGCGACGCCCTGCAGCCGACGTGAGCTGGTTGCGCGCGGTGCACTTCTGCAACGCGGCATCGGAATGGGAGGGGTTCGACCCCGTCTACCTGTTCGACGGTGAAGTGGTCACCTGGGACGTGACGGCAGACGGCTACCGGCTCCCCACCGAGGCGGAGTGGGAGTTCGCGTGTCGTGCCGGCTCCACCGGCCCGCACTACGCCCCGCTGGCCGATGCCGCGTGGACGGGCGCAGATGGTACCGCGACTCCCCAGGACGTCGGAGGCAAGCTGCCGAACCTGAACGGGCTGTTCGACATGCTCGGCAACGTGTGGGAGTGGTGCTGGGATCTGCTCGATCCCGCTCGCTACGACGAGTACCGGGTGTTCCGCGGTGGTGGTTTCGCGGATGATGCGTGGAGCGTGCGCGCCTCGGTGCGACGCGGGGGCGCCCCACGCATGCATCACGAGGACGTCGGACTACGCCTGGCGCGCGGGGGCTTCGACACTGCGGATGAGGCGCAGGGATGGTCGGCACTGGCCGATCGGGAACGTGCGGCGGCGGGCGAGGGGCCCACCCCGTCCGGATGGACGCCGCGCGGGCGCTGACGCCGCTCCTTTTGCCTCGGGATGCGCCGGGATGACAGGCTGGATCACATGACCTCCCCGTTCTCTCTCATCGTCTCCCAGGGCCGCGTGGCCGATCGCACGGATGGTGCACTCATCGGCGCACGACGCACGGCCGAGGCGCTCGGGACGCTCTTGGACATCACGCCGACAGTCATCGGCTCACCGTCTGCGGCGATCACCGACGACTGGTCTACCGCGCTGCCTGCCGCGGAAGCGACGCTCACGGGGCTGCGCGACGCCGTCCGCCACGCGATCGACGCGGGGAGCATCCCGCTGTTGGCCACCAACACGTGTGCGGCGAGCCTGGGCACACTGCCGACGGTGGCCGAGCGCCACCCCGACGCCGTCGTGCTCTGGATCGATGCGCACGGCGACTTCAACACCCCGGCATCCACCGACTCCGGCTACCTCGGAGGCATGGTCCTCGCGGCCGCGTGCGGTCTGTGGGACAGCGGGCACGGCGCCGGCCTGAACCCCGAGCAGGTGATCGTCGTGGGCGGACGGGACATCGACCCGATCGAGGGCGAGCTGTTGTCGCGAGCAGGGGTCACCGTGGTGCCTCCCACGGAGAGCACCCCGGAGCGCATCACAGAGCTCGTCGCCGGACGTCCGGTCTGGATCCACGTGGACTGGGATGTGCTCGAGCCCGGATACATCCCCGCTGCCTATCGTGTGGGGGCAGGCCTTCTGCCGCACCAGATCGCCGCGATCTTCGCGGCTCTGCCCGTCGCGGCGGTGCGGGGGGTCGAACTGGCCGAGTTCGAAGCCGGTGACGTGGAGGTGCCGGAGCGTGTCAGCATCGAACTCATCCTCGAGACGTTCCAGCACCTGCTGCGCTGACGCGGCCTCATCGACACGGTGCGGATGCTAGCGGCGACGCTCGGGGTCGAGTCCCACGCGGATGCGTGTGCGTTTCCGCTCGATCAGAATGAAGATCACGCCGATGATCCAGAGCGGAACCGGCATCAGGAAGGCCAGCCGGAAGGCGTCGAGTGAATAGGTGTCCGGTGTGCCGGCGCCTTGCAGGTCGAGCGCCAGACCGATCAGGAAGATGGCGATCAGCGCGGCGATGAAGCCACCGGCATTGGTCACACCGGTCGCCGTGCTGAGCCGGTGCGACGGGTTGTGCGTGCGGGCGTGATCGAACGCGATCATCGATGCCGGCCCACCGGTTGCGAGTGCCACCCCGAGGACGTACAGCAGCCAGAGCGGCGCCGGTTCGGGGAGCGCGATCACGACGAGCCACGCCACCATCTGCACGCCGACGGCGGGGAGCACGAGCGCGAGCGAGCGATGGTTGGGCAATCGTCGGGAGAGATCGCCGATCACCGGGCCGAGCGCCATGCCCGCGACGACATAGACCGAGATGATCCCTGCGGCGTGGGCGGTGTCGAGTCCTTGTGCAGCTGTCAGGAAGGGCATTCCCCACAGCAGCACGAACGCCGTGCCGGCGAACGGAGTCGTGAAGTGCGACCAGAAGGCGAGACGCGTGCCGGGATGCGCCCATGCGGCACGGATGCCGACGCCGGTGTCGATCGCCGAGGTGACGACCCGGATGACTCCGGTATCGGTGTTCACGGTGACGTCTGCGCCACGCTCGGGCGGGTGGTTGCGGATGACCACGGCGACCAGGATCGTGAAGAGCACGCCGAGCCCGGCGATGCTGCCGAACGTGATGCTCCAGCTGGTGGCGTGCAGCAGCGCGGCGAGCGGCACCAGAGCGATGAGCTGGCCGGTCTGTCCGAGGATTCCGGTGAACTGCACCATGAGCGGTCCTCCTTGCGCGGGGAACCAGGTCGCCACGAGCCGGAGCACGGCCGGGAAGATGGCGGCGTCGCCCGCACCGAGCAGCACGCGCGCGAACACGGCGATGCCGATGCTCGGCGACAGTGCCATGGTGAGCTGTCCGGCGGCCATCAACAGCATCCCGATGGTCATGATCGGCCGAGATCCGAAGCGGTCCAGGAGCACGCCGATCGGGATCTGCATGCCCCCGTACACGGCGAGCTGCACGACGGCGAACAGGGCCAGCGTGGATGCATCGGCCTGGAAGCGGTCGGCGGCCTCGACTCCGACGGCTCCGAGCGAGGTGCGGTTGGTGATGGCGAGGATGTAGGCGGCGACGCCGACCGACCAGATCACCCATGCGCGCCACCCCGGCGTCGAGACGGGGGAGAGAGGGACGCGCTGCACCCTCCCACGCTACTCCTGGAGATCGCGGCCCCGTGCCACCGGAGAGCGTCGACGCTGGATGGGCCTGCCGAAACGAGAAGAGGTGCTCCGCGACGGGGTCGCGGAGCACCTCTTGGGGTGTGAGGAGAGTCAGCCCGCGCAGAGCGTGCTGAGGGCCGTGGACGACTCCTGCACGTCAGCCATGATCGTCGTCATCTCAGACGCCGCAGCGGTGTCCTGGTCGACGAGGACCTTCGAGAGCACATCGCGGAGGGCGCCGAAGTCGTCGTAGACGTCGCCGACGGCTGCCTTGACCTCGGGGTTTCCGACGGACTCCGCAGCGGCGCCGATCGCGTCGACCGTCTTGCTGAATGCGTCGACGGTGCCCTGCGGGTCGGCGGCAGCGGCGGACACGTCGAGCGAGGACAGTTCCTGGGAAGCGGCCTGCACCTTCGTGCCGGCTTCGGTGCAC
It encodes the following:
- the yczE gene encoding membrane protein YczE produces the protein MTRFAGRRMPRRIGQLLVGLFLYGIGIAFIVRGAIGAAPWDVLTQGIARHVPLTFGMITILVSVVVLLLWIPLRQRPGAGTVLNALLVGPAADVGFLLIPETDSLWIRILFFVIGLLLLSAATGLYIGAAFGPGPRDGLMTGLHRRSGWPIWIVRTGLEVTVVAVGWALGGNVGIGTVAFALLVGPLCQFFMRMFRVQLDRAPTDGVSEAAATAQIHTPDGATP
- a CDS encoding formylglycine-generating enzyme family protein → MTDIEMARIPGGEVVLHDAREKTRRSVELRPFEIGVFPVTEEQMAEVLGVPSRHPRRPAADVSWLRAVHFCNAASEWEGFDPVYLFDGEVVTWDVTADGYRLPTEAEWEFACRAGSTGPHYAPLADAAWTGADGTATPQDVGGKLPNLNGLFDMLGNVWEWCWDLLDPARYDEYRVFRGGGFADDAWSVRASVRRGGAPRMHHEDVGLRLARGGFDTADEAQGWSALADRERAAAGEGPTPSGWTPRGR
- a CDS encoding arginase family protein translates to MTSPFSLIVSQGRVADRTDGALIGARRTAEALGTLLDITPTVIGSPSAAITDDWSTALPAAEATLTGLRDAVRHAIDAGSIPLLATNTCAASLGTLPTVAERHPDAVVLWIDAHGDFNTPASTDSGYLGGMVLAAACGLWDSGHGAGLNPEQVIVVGGRDIDPIEGELLSRAGVTVVPPTESTPERITELVAGRPVWIHVDWDVLEPGYIPAAYRVGAGLLPHQIAAIFAALPVAAVRGVELAEFEAGDVEVPERVSIELILETFQHLLR
- a CDS encoding MFS transporter, whose protein sequence is MQRVPLSPVSTPGWRAWVIWSVGVAAYILAITNRTSLGAVGVEAADRFQADASTLALFAVVQLAVYGGMQIPIGVLLDRFGSRPIMTIGMLLMAAGQLTMALSPSIGIAVFARVLLGAGDAAIFPAVLRLVATWFPAQGGPLMVQFTGILGQTGQLIALVPLAALLHATSWSITFGSIAGLGVLFTILVAVVIRNHPPERGADVTVNTDTGVIRVVTSAIDTGVGIRAAWAHPGTRLAFWSHFTTPFAGTAFVLLWGMPFLTAAQGLDTAHAAGIISVYVVAGMALGPVIGDLSRRLPNHRSLALVLPAVGVQMVAWLVVIALPEPAPLWLLYVLGVALATGGPASMIAFDHARTHNPSHRLSTATGVTNAGGFIAALIAIFLIGLALDLQGAGTPDTYSLDAFRLAFLMPVPLWIIGVIFILIERKRTRIRVGLDPERRR